In Tachypleus tridentatus isolate NWPU-2018 chromosome 7, ASM421037v1, whole genome shotgun sequence, a genomic segment contains:
- the LOC143256373 gene encoding uncharacterized protein LOC143256373 isoform X2, producing MVSENLQGPADYVMQCDGTTQTEWAGGLEVAPFGFFSIGQSSLESDSNFQGALLHSDVYCDFGRRIQSFTCGMDYEIVTLHRKSSSERLGLTFSTSFSKESRKHFFINQIEEGSVADNDGRLQEGDHILQIDGHYPHTQEQVNTLLSDSYPELTILIGRNRLQGDGDTVENESYYVEKDSGVRRTDESTKCDESSGAETKESEYLVYKTRTSEDNLCLDSLEEPNLGEKKIQSPRMSFNEVCWYKYDKPCRLFSRSV from the exons ATGGTTTCAGAAAATTTACAAGGGCCAGCTGATTACGTCATGCAATGTGACGGAACAACACAAACTGAGTGGGCAGGAGGTTTGGAAGTAGCGCCATTTGGATTCTTCTCTATTGGACAGTCAAG CTTGGAATCAGACTCCAATTTCCAGGGAGCGCTGTTACATAGTGACGTATATTGTGATTTTGGAAGAAGAATACAAAGTTTTACGTGTGGTATGGACTATGAA ATAGTAACGCTACACCGGAAATCCAGTTCAGAAAGGCTAGGCCTAACGTTTAGTACCAGTTTCTCCAAAGAGTCTCgcaaacatttctttataaatcaG ATCGAAGAAGGTAGTGTAGCAGATAATGATGGTCGACTACAGGAAGGAGATCACATTTTACAG aTAGATGGTCATTACCCTCACACCCAAGAACAAGTTAATACCCTTCTTTCTGACAGTTATCCGGAACTAACTATTCTGATTGGCAGGAATCGCTTGCAG GGAGATGGTGACACAGTAGAAAATGAATCCTACTATGTTGAAAAGGACAGTGGCGTCAGAAGAACTGACGAGAGTACAAAATGCGACGAGAGTTCTGGGGCCGAGACTAAAGAAAGTGAATATCTTGTTTATAAAACTCGTACTTCTGAAGATAATCTCTGTTTGGACAGTCTAGAGGAACCCAATCtgggtgaaaaaaaaattcagtcacCACGAATGTCTTTCAATGAAGTGTGTTGGTACAAGTACGACAAACCTTGTCGATTATTCTCTAGGTCCGTGTAG
- the LOC143256373 gene encoding uncharacterized protein LOC143256373 isoform X3: MVSENLQGPADYVMQCDGTTQTEWAGGLEVAPFGFFSIGQSSLESDSNFQGALLHSDVYCDFGRRIQSFTCGMDYEIVTLHRKSSSERLGLTFSTSFSKESRKHFFINQIEEGSVADNDGRLQEGDHILQGDGDTVENESYYVEKDSGVRRTDESTKCDESSGAETKESEYLVYKTRTSEDNLCLDSLEEPNLGEKKIQSPRMSFNEVCWYKYDKPCRLFSRSV; encoded by the exons ATGGTTTCAGAAAATTTACAAGGGCCAGCTGATTACGTCATGCAATGTGACGGAACAACACAAACTGAGTGGGCAGGAGGTTTGGAAGTAGCGCCATTTGGATTCTTCTCTATTGGACAGTCAAG CTTGGAATCAGACTCCAATTTCCAGGGAGCGCTGTTACATAGTGACGTATATTGTGATTTTGGAAGAAGAATACAAAGTTTTACGTGTGGTATGGACTATGAA ATAGTAACGCTACACCGGAAATCCAGTTCAGAAAGGCTAGGCCTAACGTTTAGTACCAGTTTCTCCAAAGAGTCTCgcaaacatttctttataaatcaG ATCGAAGAAGGTAGTGTAGCAGATAATGATGGTCGACTACAGGAAGGAGATCACATTTTACAG GGAGATGGTGACACAGTAGAAAATGAATCCTACTATGTTGAAAAGGACAGTGGCGTCAGAAGAACTGACGAGAGTACAAAATGCGACGAGAGTTCTGGGGCCGAGACTAAAGAAAGTGAATATCTTGTTTATAAAACTCGTACTTCTGAAGATAATCTCTGTTTGGACAGTCTAGAGGAACCCAATCtgggtgaaaaaaaaattcagtcacCACGAATGTCTTTCAATGAAGTGTGTTGGTACAAGTACGACAAACCTTGTCGATTATTCTCTAGGTCCGTGTAG
- the LOC143256373 gene encoding uncharacterized protein LOC143256373 isoform X1 — MKCVGTSTTNLVDYSLGPCSNTFDSELGCLSSDLECVQLEETTIESRTRACPEQMSGGNYLHSRKGSNSKVWQLWKKRESIEEWLTNTAQRRKQKRRTFQSTKEEDSSRVSSRRMNSRSLDVNPVITQLEQFHIPCVRCDNCQQVVASQDRDIRRRCTSEVRNFQQSGPFYPCATMYTNQQNLQHTIWLQQELFRQALTQQQQHNHSQATLPSSPTSTAVSSVKDEEEMVWKVKRRSDGSRYITRRPVRNKLLKERALKINEERRGITTDDDAMSDLKFGRYWPKEERKRHLERERDRKRREWVMRSKMSVVEERVEERDDFSLARERRNDGIDCGILEKKNARKKHKVVSDDQRSVHNSIARSFKGHNKTQGLLSVTTV; from the coding sequence ATGAAGTGTGTTGGTACAAGTACGACAAACCTTGTCGATTATTCTCTAGGTCCGTGTAGTAATACTTTTGACAGTGAGTTGGGGTGTTTAAGTTCAGATCTAGAATGTGTGCAGCTGGAAGAAACGACTATAGAATCCAGAACAAGGGCATGTCCGGAACAGATGTCTGGAGGTAATTATCTTCACTCCAGAAAGGGATCCAATAGCAAAGTTTGGCAATTATGGAAAAAAAGAGAATCAATAGAAGAATGGTTAACAAATACTGCCCAGAGAAGGAAACAGAAGAGAAGAACATTCCAATCGACGAAGGAGGAAGACAGCTCTAGAGTTTCCAGTAGGAGAATGAATTCAAGGAGCTTAGATGTCAATCCTGTGATAACACAGCTTGAGCAGTTTCATATACCGTGTGTCAGATGTGACAACTGTCAACAAGTCGTGGCTTCTCAGGATCGTGACATTAGAAGAAGATGCACTTCAGAAGTTAGAAATTTCCAACAGAGCGGGCCATTCTATCCCTGTGCGACCATGTACACGAACCAACAGAACCTACAACACACGATATGGCTTCAGCAAGAACTGTTTCGTCAAGCACTAACCCAACAGCAGCAACACAATCACTCACAGGCAACTCTTCCCAGTAGTCCCACCAGTACTGCTGTGAGTAGTGTCAAAGATGAGGAAGAGATGGTATGGAAAGTGAAGCGGAGATCTGATGGATCGAGATATATTACCAGACGTCCTGTCAGGAACAAGTTACTCAAAGAACGAGCACTCAAGATTAACGAAGAAAGGCGTGGAATAACCACTGACGATGACGCAATGAGCGACTTGAAATTTGGACGTTACTGGCCCAAGGAGGAACGGAAACGTCATTTGGAGAGAGAGCGTGATCGCAAACGTCGGGAATGGGTGATGCGCAGCAAAATGTCCGTTGTAGAAGAACGCGTGGAGGAAAGAGATGACTTCTCTTTAGCACGTGAAAGACGAAATGATGGGATAGACTGTGGAATTCTAGAAAAGAAAAATGCCCGCAAGAAACACAAAGTTGTCTCAGATGACCAGCGTTCAGTTCATAACAGCATAGCACGTAGCTTCAAAGGACACAACAAGACGCAAGGTTTGCTTTCTGTGACAACAGTGTAG